From Candidatus Poribacteria bacterium:
TTCTACTTTACTCCACAGGATTTCCAAACGCTGACAACTGGGATATAGGGCTCCTGACGCTAGATGCAAGAGGCAAAGCGGGGGCTCTAGTTAATATTACAAATGCAAACGCTGAGGGGGTTGGTCAAGATCAGGCAGGAAGATGGTCCCCTGATGGGACCAAGATCGCTTTTCAGAGCGAACGCAACAAAATCAACGATAGAGCCCAGATGGATATTTATATTGCTGACGCTGAAAAACGAACTATAGGAAAAAATCAGATAAACCTTAGCAACCATGAAGCAGAGGATCTGTTTCCAAGCTGGTCTCCAGATGGGACCGCAGTGGTGTTTGAATCGAAGCGAGACGGTAACTGGGAAATTTATACCGTAGGCATTGATGGGCAAAACCTGACACGAATCACTGAAAATGATGCGGATGATCGAAAAGCTGTCTGGTCCCCCGGTGGCATCGCCTTTCAGAGCAAACGCGACGGCAATTGGGAGATTTATAGGTCGGACCCCGATGGGAACAACCAAGTCAATCTCAGCAATGACGCCAAAAGCGATCAGAAGCCCATCTGGTCCACCAAAGGGCGGCGAATTTTATTTGAGTCCAGACGGGATGGAAAGCGAGAGATATACCTTGTTTTTGCCGATGGCGCAGGTCTGAAGAACCTCACTAACGACCCCGGCAATGACAGGGATGCCAGATGGAATCCTCAGTATGAACTTCGTTCGGTTGAGCCACAGAGCAAATACTTCACGACGCTTGGAGACATCAAACGCACCAGTTTGATGCAAAATTTCCCGAACCCGTTTAACCCCGAAACATGGATCCCCTACTATCTAGCCGATGATGCTTCTGTAACGGTACGCATCTATAACGTCAAAGGTGAATTAATTCGGTCAATCGATGTTGGAAAACAACCCGCAGGGGCGTACACGAACCGACAGCGTGCAGCTTACTGGGATGGCAAAGACAATACGGGCCAGTCCGTAGCAAGTGGGGTCTATTTCTACCAACTTCTGGCTGACGATTTCTCCGAAACACGACGGATGGTAGTTATGAAGTAGCGTATTTCGAGGTGTTTTACTAGCGCGGTATCGGGCGCAGCTTTCATTCCATAGTAAATTTTAGAATTAATGAGACACTCCAAACCGCACCGGTTTGCCCCCGGTAGGTTAGGAAACCGAACCTACCGGGGGCAAAAGTGTCTATTTATTTTTTATTTTAAAATTCACCATAAATTCTTTGCGTTCACACCCGTGTATCGATCCCCGTCAATCGCTTTCCATCATTGGGTTAAGCGCGGGGCGAACAGGGGGCATACATTTTCTTTACGTTTTTGTTGTGGGTGACCCTACATGAACACCCTATCTAAATTGTCGGATTTGCCGAAAATCGACTAATCATGTCCACGCTTATTCCACCGCAAGAAAGGTTTTCTTAATGCACAATCCGACCAAAACCAGTCTGTTTTACATGTTCACGCTGTTCGTGTGTCTCAATTCCCTTTTCCTGATGAACACCGCTGCACAAGTCAACGATGGATCCGTTGTCGAAACCGGCGGTTCCACCTATACATTTGAGACTATTGATGTTCCC
This genomic window contains:
- a CDS encoding PD40 domain-containing protein, whose amino-acid sequence is MSRQGIISLMGIFVFLFIGSTYAQVPMASFISDRSGDDEVHLLYDDGEIKQLTKNKAKVFTPEWSPDGKFIVFDANVRGGESFDIFIVDLTDPAKPKQSNLTGPPDGPGTKLSEPRWAPAGDPRILLYSTGFPNADNWDIGLLTLDARGKAGALVNITNANAEGVGQDQAGRWSPDGTKIAFQSERNKINDRAQMDIYIADAEKRTIGKNQINLSNHEAEDLFPSWSPDGTAVVFESKRDGNWEIYTVGIDGQNLTRITENDADDRKAVWSPGGIAFQSKRDGNWEIYRSDPDGNNQVNLSNDAKSDQKPIWSTKGRRILFESRRDGKREIYLVFADGAGLKNLTNDPGNDRDARWNPQYELRSVEPQSKYFTTLGDIKRTSLMQNFPNPFNPETWIPYYLADDASVTVRIYNVKGELIRSIDVGKQPAGAYTNRQRAAYWDGKDNTGQSVASGVYFYQLLADDFSETRRMVVMK